The following are from one region of the Microbacterium sp. BK668 genome:
- a CDS encoding ATP-binding protein → MASATPTPARGGGFERTLERTVLLNQLLFGGVVLLGVLLIVVTGVVEHATSFAMGTLLAFFTTGAAMLVPWNRLPALLTMLVPAVDVAVIGLLAAASPETGLEVLWVFPAMWFGAGMGAAGVGVASGLISVSYWTIVASEPMLSLTPSVVLLPLAMAAVAATSHLSARRASAHRLLLERQSQQLRQSVERARRQEDLITDVLDAVDFGVVRIRDDGSLVVTNEANARMQRASERARTAYEADGITPLPEERLPLARARRGELFEDELVWYGRPGDDRRRAQRSTARRVFDTDLDPVGTIVVTRDVTAEELALRAREDLVASVSHELRTPLTSITGYVELALENEELPSSARRNLEVAQRNAERLLSLVADILSASAVSRRGIDLSIDRVRTDLAAVVQAAIEAAEPRAAERRITIDSSGIEEGVAFADPHRIRQVVDNLLSNAIKYGREDGHIAVGTTQDDAHVWIVVRDDGPGIPPQELPRLFERFFRSDAVRNTTIHGSGLGLAISRDIARAHGGEITVQSTPEKGSTFVVRLPASNGNEDAG, encoded by the coding sequence ATGGCCTCGGCGACGCCCACCCCCGCTCGCGGGGGCGGCTTCGAGCGCACGCTGGAGCGGACGGTCCTCCTCAACCAGCTCCTCTTCGGCGGAGTCGTGCTGCTCGGAGTGCTGCTGATCGTCGTGACCGGCGTGGTCGAGCACGCGACCTCCTTCGCGATGGGGACCCTGCTCGCGTTCTTCACGACGGGCGCCGCCATGCTCGTGCCGTGGAACCGCCTCCCGGCGCTGCTGACGATGCTCGTCCCCGCCGTGGATGTGGCCGTGATCGGGCTGCTCGCGGCGGCCAGCCCGGAGACGGGTCTCGAGGTCCTGTGGGTGTTCCCCGCCATGTGGTTCGGCGCAGGGATGGGTGCCGCCGGCGTGGGGGTCGCCAGCGGCCTGATCTCGGTGAGCTACTGGACGATCGTGGCCAGCGAGCCGATGCTGTCACTCACGCCGTCCGTCGTTCTCCTGCCCCTCGCGATGGCGGCCGTGGCCGCGACATCCCATCTCTCGGCCCGCAGGGCCTCCGCGCACCGCCTGCTCCTCGAGCGGCAGTCGCAGCAGCTGCGCCAATCGGTCGAGCGTGCGCGCCGCCAGGAGGACCTCATCACGGACGTCCTGGATGCCGTCGACTTCGGCGTCGTCCGCATCCGCGACGACGGCTCCCTCGTCGTCACCAACGAGGCGAACGCGCGCATGCAGCGGGCATCCGAGCGCGCGCGGACCGCTTACGAGGCGGACGGGATCACACCGCTTCCCGAGGAGCGGCTTCCGCTCGCGCGCGCGCGACGGGGCGAGCTCTTCGAGGATGAGCTCGTCTGGTACGGAAGGCCCGGCGACGATCGACGCCGAGCGCAGCGCTCGACCGCGCGCCGCGTCTTCGACACCGATCTCGACCCCGTCGGCACCATCGTCGTGACGCGGGACGTGACGGCCGAGGAGCTGGCCCTCCGCGCACGGGAAGACCTCGTCGCCTCCGTCTCGCACGAGCTGCGCACGCCGCTCACGTCGATCACGGGGTACGTCGAGCTCGCGCTCGAAAACGAGGAGCTTCCCTCGTCCGCGCGCCGGAATCTCGAGGTCGCCCAGCGCAACGCGGAGCGGCTGCTCTCGCTCGTCGCCGACATCCTCAGCGCCTCCGCGGTGTCTCGGCGCGGCATCGACCTCTCGATCGACCGCGTCCGCACCGACCTCGCTGCGGTGGTCCAGGCGGCGATCGAGGCGGCCGAGCCCCGCGCCGCGGAGCGGCGCATCACGATCGACAGCTCGGGCATCGAAGAGGGAGTCGCGTTCGCCGACCCGCATCGCATCCGCCAGGTGGTCGACAATCTCCTCTCGAACGCCATCAAATACGGACGGGAAGACGGCCACATCGCGGTGGGCACGACGCAGGATGACGCCCACGTCTGGATCGTCGTGCGCGACGACGGCCCCGGCATCCCGCCCCAGGAGCTTCCGCGCCTGTTCGAGCGTTTCTTCCGGTCGGATGCGGTGCGCAACACGACGATCCACGGGAGCGGCCTGGGGCTGGCGATCAGTCGTGACATCGCTCGCGCGCACGGGGGCGAGATCACCGTGCAGAGCACGCCGGAGAAGGGGAGCACGTTCGTCGTGCGGCTTCCCGCCTCCAATGGGAATGAGGATGCCGGATGA
- a CDS encoding GIY-YIG nuclease family protein codes for MDDFPDGCVIGDGCRGPVPAGSPLPLCELHLTVAADWTASRDGVAEPLPSPCRLCGSRLGIRYPSGWLCAICEWRHGELVDGELPPPRIDVVYYLRYAERVKIGTTANPRRRFSAIWHDDLLALERGDRRLEQHRHAQFADERFGSTEWFALSDPLRRHIDTVRGGVEPWDTHARWVSEAVALRG; via the coding sequence GTGGACGACTTCCCCGACGGCTGCGTGATCGGCGACGGATGCCGCGGGCCGGTCCCCGCGGGCAGCCCGCTGCCGCTGTGCGAACTGCACCTGACCGTCGCGGCGGACTGGACCGCATCGCGGGACGGCGTCGCCGAGCCCCTGCCGTCGCCCTGCCGTCTCTGCGGCTCGAGGCTCGGCATCCGCTACCCGTCCGGGTGGCTGTGCGCGATCTGCGAGTGGCGGCACGGCGAGCTCGTCGACGGCGAGCTTCCGCCGCCGCGGATCGATGTCGTCTACTACCTGCGGTACGCCGAGCGCGTCAAGATCGGCACGACGGCGAATCCTCGCCGGCGCTTCTCGGCCATCTGGCACGACGACCTGCTCGCGCTCGAGCGCGGCGACCGGCGCCTCGAGCAGCACCGGCACGCGCAGTTCGCCGATGAGCGTTTCGGCTCGACGGAGTGGTTCGCCCTGTCCGACCCGCTACGGCGGCACATCGACACCGTCCGCGGCGGAGTAGAGCCGTGGGACACCCACGCCCGGTGGGTCAGCGAGGCCGTCGCCCTCCGCGGATGA
- a CDS encoding ABC transporter permease, whose protein sequence is MSSRDLPATIEDAGRRASAARPSGVLGLLAGETATLFRRWRTWAMLAALALIPILLTVAVRIAGGADPGSGPPFLDQITDNGVFVGLAAVTVALPLFLPLTVSVAAGDAIAGEASLGTLRYLLIAPSGRLALLVVKYVVAAAFCIAASFTVVAVGVLVGGVVFGAGPVTLLSGAQVPLAEGLLRCLAVVAYVSVSMLGLAAIGVFLSTLTTAPVGAMAATAILAVAAQIVGQIPQLSAIHPFLFTDRWLGYGDLLRSPVSWDSFVDNAVLQAAWIVVAGALAAWRFLSADVLS, encoded by the coding sequence ATGTCGTCGCGTGACCTGCCGGCGACGATCGAGGACGCGGGTCGCCGGGCATCGGCGGCCCGGCCCAGTGGCGTCCTCGGGCTCCTCGCCGGCGAGACCGCGACCCTCTTCCGGCGCTGGCGCACGTGGGCGATGCTCGCGGCGCTCGCGCTGATCCCGATCCTGCTCACCGTCGCGGTGCGCATCGCGGGGGGCGCCGACCCGGGCAGCGGCCCGCCGTTCCTCGACCAGATAACGGACAACGGCGTCTTCGTCGGTCTCGCCGCCGTCACGGTGGCGCTGCCGCTGTTCCTCCCGCTGACCGTGAGTGTCGCCGCCGGCGACGCGATCGCGGGCGAGGCGAGCCTCGGCACGCTCCGCTACCTGCTGATCGCGCCCTCCGGTCGTCTCGCCCTGCTCGTCGTGAAGTACGTGGTTGCCGCCGCCTTCTGCATCGCGGCGAGCTTCACCGTGGTGGCTGTCGGAGTGCTGGTGGGCGGTGTCGTGTTCGGCGCAGGGCCGGTCACCCTCCTCTCCGGTGCGCAGGTGCCGCTCGCCGAAGGCCTGCTGCGCTGCCTCGCGGTCGTGGCCTACGTCTCGGTGTCGATGCTCGGCCTCGCCGCCATCGGCGTGTTCCTGTCGACGCTCACGACGGCGCCCGTCGGCGCGATGGCGGCGACGGCGATCCTCGCCGTGGCAGCCCAGATCGTCGGGCAGATCCCGCAGCTCTCGGCGATCCACCCGTTCCTGTTCACCGACCGCTGGCTGGGCTACGGCGACCTGCTGCGTTCCCCGGTCTCGTGGGACTCCTTCGTCGACAACGCCGTCCTGCAGGCGGCGTGGATCGTCGTCGCCGGGGCGCTCGCCGCGTGGCGCTTCCTCTCCGCCGACGTGCTGTCGTAG
- a CDS encoding ABC transporter ATP-binding protein, translating into MTDLAIRTSGLTKRFGAQIAVDDLALEVPRGAVFGFLGPNGSGKTTTIRMLLGLVRASAGEAEVLGAGIPHSLQRVLPRVGALVEGPAFAPFLTGTQNLMRFDAAARHTSASDRPRRVAAALERVGLTAAGGKRLRAYSLGMKQRLGIANALLAPRELLVLDEPTNGLDPQGTREVRSLIRSLAADGTTVFVSSHLLAEVEQVCTHVGVMSAGRLVASGTLDDLRRGDGSGRLTVQTPDIALAQRVLAEAGVLATDAGSATLVGVLRAGAPAPERLVAALVGADVRVQGFVVERTSLEDRFVELTGQGFDVVA; encoded by the coding sequence GTGACCGACCTCGCGATCCGGACGTCCGGTCTCACGAAGCGCTTCGGCGCGCAGATCGCGGTGGACGACCTGGCGCTGGAGGTGCCGCGCGGAGCCGTGTTCGGCTTTCTGGGTCCGAACGGATCGGGCAAGACGACGACGATCCGGATGCTGCTCGGGCTGGTCCGTGCGAGCGCGGGAGAAGCCGAGGTCCTCGGTGCCGGCATCCCGCACTCGCTCCAGCGCGTCCTGCCGCGGGTGGGGGCCCTCGTCGAGGGGCCGGCCTTCGCGCCGTTCCTCACCGGGACGCAGAATCTGATGCGCTTCGACGCGGCGGCGCGCCACACGAGCGCGTCCGACCGGCCCCGGCGCGTCGCGGCCGCTCTCGAGCGCGTGGGCCTGACCGCCGCCGGCGGCAAGAGGCTCCGCGCGTACTCGCTCGGGATGAAGCAGCGGCTGGGCATCGCGAACGCCCTGCTCGCCCCGCGCGAGCTGCTCGTCCTCGACGAGCCGACGAACGGCCTCGACCCGCAGGGGACCCGAGAGGTGCGGTCGCTCATCCGGTCGCTCGCCGCGGACGGCACGACCGTCTTCGTCTCCAGTCACCTCCTCGCCGAGGTCGAGCAGGTGTGCACGCACGTCGGCGTCATGAGCGCCGGCCGGCTCGTGGCCTCGGGGACCCTCGACGACCTGCGCCGCGGCGACGGCTCGGGGCGCCTCACCGTCCAGACGCCCGACATCGCCCTCGCGCAACGGGTGCTCGCCGAGGCGGGAGTCCTGGCGACGGATGCCGGGTCCGCGACCCTCGTCGGAGTCCTGCGTGCGGGTGCCCCCGCTCCCGAGCGCCTCGTGGCCGCACTCGTGGGCGCGGACGTGCGCGTGCAGGGGTTCGTCGTCGAACGGACGAGCCTCGAAGACCGCTTCGTCGAGCTGACCGGGCAGGGCTTCGATGTCGTCGCGTGA
- a CDS encoding DUF2092 domain-containing protein, with amino-acid sequence MPSAPSRGRSARRLLPVAGAALAGIAVVAAVAVPLSANATVDLPDLTPEELLTLAHSSDVDALSGTIEQTSELGLPDLGGILGEEDRSGDGSGGAGPADALDLLVGSHTAHVYLDGDRARLQVLDRLAERNVYIDGAAGAGWFVDSETGTATRFAVTGDREALRDALEEAKAQRDAATGADAALPTPEQVLEQALDRLDDSTRVSVGTDGRVAGRDAYELILEPRTDDTLVGRLVFAIDGETGMALSASVTGRGDDQPAFRVGFTDISFQAPDASTLAFAPAEGYSVVEKDLPLPTGDQLDQWAQDHAATAPMSEEDRPVVHGEGWSAVVELPADGSRATGPATGDASADDLLQRMTRQVDGGRVLETALVSVLFADDGRVLAGAVPAQRLVDVAAGDG; translated from the coding sequence ATGCCTTCCGCACCGTCGCGCGGCCGGTCTGCACGCCGGCTCCTCCCCGTTGCAGGAGCGGCCCTGGCGGGCATCGCCGTGGTGGCCGCCGTAGCCGTCCCGCTCTCCGCGAACGCCACGGTCGACCTTCCGGACCTGACCCCGGAGGAGCTGCTGACCCTGGCGCACTCGAGCGACGTGGACGCCCTGTCGGGGACGATAGAGCAGACCTCCGAACTCGGTCTGCCCGACCTCGGCGGGATCCTCGGGGAGGAGGACCGGTCCGGCGACGGTTCCGGCGGCGCAGGCCCGGCCGACGCGCTCGACCTGCTCGTCGGGTCCCACACGGCGCACGTGTACCTCGACGGCGATCGGGCACGCCTGCAGGTTCTCGACCGGCTGGCCGAGCGCAACGTGTATATCGACGGCGCTGCGGGCGCCGGCTGGTTCGTCGACTCCGAGACCGGGACCGCCACGCGCTTCGCCGTCACCGGCGACCGGGAGGCGCTGCGAGACGCGCTGGAAGAGGCGAAGGCGCAGCGGGATGCCGCCACCGGCGCAGACGCCGCGCTTCCGACTCCCGAGCAGGTCCTGGAGCAGGCGCTCGACCGCCTCGACGACTCCACCCGGGTCTCGGTGGGCACCGACGGGCGAGTGGCCGGTCGCGACGCGTACGAGCTCATCCTTGAGCCGCGGACCGATGACACCCTGGTCGGCCGTCTCGTCTTCGCGATCGACGGCGAGACGGGCATGGCGCTGTCGGCGTCCGTCACCGGGCGCGGCGACGACCAGCCCGCCTTCCGCGTGGGTTTCACGGACATCTCGTTCCAGGCGCCGGATGCGTCGACCCTCGCCTTCGCGCCGGCCGAGGGCTACTCGGTCGTCGAGAAGGATCTGCCCCTCCCGACGGGCGATCAGCTCGATCAGTGGGCCCAGGACCACGCCGCCACCGCGCCGATGAGCGAGGAGGATCGGCCGGTCGTGCACGGCGAGGGCTGGAGCGCCGTCGTGGAGCTGCCGGCGGACGGATCCCGCGCAACGGGGCCGGCGACCGGCGACGCCTCGGCCGACGATCTGCTCCAGCGGATGACCCGCCAGGTCGACGGCGGACGCGTGCTCGAGACGGCACTCGTGAGCGTCCTCTTCGCCGATGACGGGCGGGTCCTCGCGGGCGCCGTACCCGCCCAGCGCCTGGTCGACGTCGCAGCCGGCGACGGCTGA
- the rpsA gene encoding 30S ribosomal protein S1 has protein sequence MTIATTAPATKQVAINDIGSAEDFLAAVEKTIKSFNDGDLIEGTVVKVDRDEVLLDVGFKTEGVIPSRELSIKHDVDPNEVVKVGDEVEALVLQKEDKEGRLILSKKRAQYERAWGDVEKIKENDGVVTGSVIEVVKGGLIVDIGLRGFLPASLIELRRVRDLTPYLGQEIEAKILELDKNRNNVVLSRRALLEQTQSESRTTFLNNLHKGQVRKGTVSSIVNFGAFVDLGGVDGLVHVSELSWKHIEHASEVVEVGQEVTVEILEVDLDRERVSLSLKATQEDPWQVFARTHAIGQIAPGKVTKLVPFGAFVRVADGIEGLVHISELSGKHVELAEQVVSVGEEVFVKIIDIDLERRRISLSLKQANESVDPFGTEFDPALYGMVTEYDERGEYKYPEGFDPESGAWLEGFDEQREKWEQEYAAAQGRWEAHKAAVAKAAEAEAANPIADAPSSFSSDSGPAGTLADDEALAALREKLSGR, from the coding sequence ATGACTATCGCAACGACCGCCCCGGCCACCAAGCAGGTCGCCATCAACGACATCGGATCTGCTGAGGACTTCCTGGCCGCGGTCGAGAAGACCATCAAGTCCTTCAACGACGGAGACCTCATCGAAGGCACCGTCGTGAAGGTCGACCGCGACGAGGTCCTCCTCGACGTCGGCTTCAAGACCGAGGGCGTCATCCCCTCGCGCGAGCTCTCCATCAAGCACGACGTCGACCCCAACGAGGTCGTGAAGGTCGGCGACGAGGTCGAGGCGCTGGTTCTCCAGAAGGAGGACAAGGAAGGCCGCCTCATCCTGTCGAAGAAGCGTGCGCAGTACGAGCGCGCGTGGGGCGACGTGGAGAAGATCAAGGAGAACGACGGCGTCGTGACCGGTTCGGTCATCGAGGTCGTCAAGGGCGGCCTCATCGTCGACATCGGCCTCCGCGGCTTCCTCCCGGCCTCGCTCATCGAGCTTCGCCGCGTGCGCGACCTGACGCCGTACCTCGGCCAGGAGATCGAGGCGAAGATCCTCGAGCTCGACAAGAACCGCAACAACGTCGTGCTCTCGCGCCGCGCCCTGCTCGAGCAGACGCAGTCCGAGTCGCGTACCACGTTCCTCAACAACCTGCACAAGGGCCAGGTCCGCAAGGGCACCGTCTCGTCGATCGTCAACTTCGGTGCGTTCGTCGACCTCGGCGGCGTCGACGGCCTGGTGCACGTCTCCGAGCTCTCCTGGAAGCACATCGAGCACGCCTCCGAGGTCGTCGAGGTGGGCCAGGAGGTCACCGTCGAGATCCTCGAGGTCGACCTCGACCGCGAGCGCGTCTCGCTGTCGCTCAAGGCGACGCAGGAGGACCCGTGGCAGGTCTTCGCCCGCACCCACGCGATCGGGCAGATCGCTCCGGGCAAGGTCACCAAGCTCGTTCCCTTCGGCGCGTTCGTCCGGGTCGCCGACGGCATCGAGGGCCTCGTGCACATCTCGGAGCTCTCGGGCAAGCACGTCGAGCTCGCCGAGCAGGTCGTGTCGGTCGGCGAAGAGGTCTTCGTCAAGATCATCGACATCGACCTCGAGCGTCGCCGCATCTCGCTCTCGCTCAAGCAGGCGAACGAGTCCGTCGACCCGTTCGGCACCGAGTTCGACCCGGCCCTCTACGGCATGGTCACCGAGTACGACGAGCGCGGCGAGTACAAGTACCCCGAGGGCTTCGACCCCGAGTCGGGTGCCTGGCTCGAGGGCTTCGACGAGCAGCGCGAGAAGTGGGAGCAGGAGTACGCCGCGGCCCAGGGCCGCTGGGAGGCTCACAAGGCCGCCGTCGCCAAGGCCGCCGAGGCCGAGGCTGCCAACCCGATCGCCGACGCCCCGTCGTCGTTCTCGTCCGACAGCGGCCCCGCGGGCACGCTCGCGGACGACGAGGCTCTCGCGGCTCTCCGCGAGAAGCTCTCGGGTCGCTGA
- a CDS encoding zinc-dependent alcohol dehydrogenase family protein, translating into MLATVIHAPRDIRVEEVPDPVLSTGGDAVVRVVAACVCGSDLWPYRGVTPTREPHRIGHEFVGVVEEVGPEVHSVRPGDFVIAPFYVCDGTCANCRNGVSTSCLAGGWWGSDDRLGGFADGGQGERVRVPLADGTLAVVPGPVGADEIPGLLTLSDVMGTGHHAAVSAGVGPGDAVAVVGDGAVGLCAVIAAKRLGATTIIAMSRHAARQALAREFGATHIVEERGDEGIARVQELTGGIGADRVLECVGTKESMDQALRSTRPGGMVGYVGVPNGGPELPIRPMFNRNVGVNGGVAPVRGYIEELLPDVRSGAIQPGRVFDLELPLAEAAEAYAAMDERRAIKVLLRP; encoded by the coding sequence ATGCTGGCCACCGTCATCCACGCCCCCCGCGACATCCGCGTCGAAGAGGTTCCCGACCCCGTCCTCTCGACGGGCGGCGACGCCGTGGTGCGCGTGGTCGCCGCGTGCGTCTGCGGCTCCGACCTCTGGCCGTATCGGGGTGTCACGCCCACCCGCGAACCGCACCGCATCGGCCACGAGTTCGTCGGTGTCGTCGAAGAGGTCGGCCCCGAGGTGCATAGCGTCCGGCCCGGCGACTTCGTCATCGCGCCGTTCTACGTCTGCGACGGCACGTGCGCGAACTGTCGCAACGGCGTCAGCACGTCGTGCCTCGCGGGCGGCTGGTGGGGAAGCGACGACCGATTGGGCGGATTCGCCGACGGCGGCCAGGGCGAGCGCGTCCGGGTCCCGCTCGCCGACGGGACGCTCGCGGTCGTCCCCGGGCCGGTCGGAGCCGACGAGATCCCCGGCCTCCTGACGCTGAGCGACGTCATGGGCACGGGTCACCACGCCGCGGTCTCAGCGGGGGTCGGCCCCGGCGATGCGGTCGCGGTGGTGGGCGACGGCGCCGTGGGCCTCTGCGCCGTCATCGCGGCGAAGAGGCTCGGTGCGACGACCATCATCGCCATGTCGCGGCACGCGGCGCGCCAGGCGCTCGCGCGCGAGTTCGGCGCGACGCACATCGTCGAGGAGCGCGGCGACGAGGGCATCGCCCGCGTGCAGGAGCTGACCGGCGGCATCGGCGCCGACCGCGTGCTGGAGTGCGTCGGCACGAAGGAGTCGATGGATCAGGCGCTGCGGTCCACCCGCCCTGGCGGGATGGTCGGATACGTGGGCGTTCCCAACGGAGGCCCCGAGCTTCCGATCCGGCCCATGTTCAACCGGAACGTCGGCGTCAACGGGGGAGTCGCGCCCGTCCGCGGCTACATCGAGGAGCTGCTCCCCGACGTCCGCTCGGGCGCCATCCAGCCGGGCCGGGTCTTCGACCTCGAGCTGCCGCTCGCGGAGGCCGCGGAAGCCTATGCGGCGATGGACGAGCGACGCGCGATCAAGGTGCTGCTGCGCCCCTGA
- a CDS encoding SDR family oxidoreductase, whose amino-acid sequence MARILIIGGHGKVALLLERILAERGDTVTGVIRNPEHQQDVLDTGAQFLLADIERFDLDQLTNLVAGNDAVVWSAGAGGGDPERTYAVDRDAAIRSIDAAVAADVRRYVMVSWAGSTPEHGVPDDSSFFPYADAKIAADEHLRASGLDWTILGPGALTLDPPTGRIALDPGKGEDSVTRADVAAVIAAVLDDPASTIGRTLRFGNGDVPIGEAVRSAAS is encoded by the coding sequence ATGGCGCGCATCCTCATCATCGGCGGACACGGCAAGGTGGCACTCCTCCTCGAGCGGATCCTCGCGGAGCGCGGCGACACCGTCACCGGCGTCATCCGCAACCCCGAACATCAGCAGGACGTGCTCGACACGGGAGCGCAGTTCCTCCTCGCCGACATCGAGCGGTTCGACCTCGACCAGCTGACCAACCTCGTGGCGGGCAACGATGCGGTCGTCTGGTCCGCCGGCGCAGGCGGCGGAGATCCCGAACGGACGTACGCCGTCGACCGCGACGCGGCTATCCGCTCCATCGATGCGGCCGTGGCCGCCGACGTGCGGCGGTACGTCATGGTGTCGTGGGCCGGCTCGACCCCGGAGCACGGTGTCCCCGATGACAGCTCCTTCTTCCCGTATGCCGACGCCAAAATCGCCGCGGACGAGCATCTGCGCGCGAGCGGGCTGGACTGGACGATCCTCGGGCCGGGCGCGCTGACGCTCGACCCGCCGACCGGTCGGATAGCCCTCGACCCGGGGAAGGGCGAGGACTCCGTCACCCGCGCCGACGTCGCGGCGGTCATCGCAGCCGTCCTCGACGATCCGGCATCGACGATCGGGCGCACACTCCGGTTCGGCAACGGGGACGTTCCGATCGGAGAGGCCGTCCGCTCCGCGGCATCCTGA
- a CDS encoding DUF503 domain-containing protein: MWIGWIEFDVLFGDVHSLKEKRSIVRPLVAELRRRTEGSVAEVGLQDLHRRTSIGVAVVSGDPAHVRHILDHAESIVLEHPEFTLLAAHRRLSSSEDD, from the coding sequence ATGTGGATCGGATGGATCGAGTTCGACGTCCTTTTCGGCGACGTGCACTCCCTCAAGGAGAAGCGCAGCATCGTCCGACCGCTCGTCGCCGAGCTGCGGCGGCGCACCGAGGGATCCGTGGCGGAAGTCGGTCTGCAGGATCTGCACCGCCGGACCTCGATCGGCGTCGCCGTGGTGTCAGGAGACCCGGCGCACGTTCGGCACATCCTCGATCACGCGGAGTCGATCGTGCTCGAGCACCCCGAGTTCACCCTGCTCGCCGCCCACCGGCGGCTGTCGTCGAGCGAGGACGACTGA
- a CDS encoding TetR/AcrR family transcriptional regulator, with translation MPTPDRTSYAEIVAAGRDLLEEAGAAGLTMQRVADRVGVRAPSLYKRVRDRDALVSAVAASTVDALTDRLEASDGSLESLARIYRDFARERPEGFRLMFSATAPQTALDRAGATIVRAAAGVVGEEDALDAARVVTAWATGFVQMELARAFRMGGDIDEAFEFGLRTIQRGLGR, from the coding sequence ATGCCGACACCCGACCGCACCTCGTACGCGGAGATCGTCGCCGCCGGCCGCGACCTGCTCGAAGAGGCGGGCGCGGCGGGCCTCACGATGCAGCGCGTGGCCGATCGCGTGGGGGTCCGCGCGCCGTCGCTCTACAAGCGCGTGCGGGATCGCGACGCGCTCGTGTCCGCCGTGGCCGCCTCGACGGTCGACGCTCTGACGGATCGGCTCGAGGCATCCGACGGCTCGCTGGAGAGCCTCGCCCGCATCTACCGGGACTTCGCGCGGGAGCGGCCCGAGGGGTTCCGGCTGATGTTCTCCGCCACGGCACCCCAGACGGCCCTCGACCGCGCCGGCGCGACGATCGTGCGCGCCGCGGCCGGGGTCGTAGGGGAGGAGGACGCGCTGGACGCGGCGCGAGTCGTCACCGCCTGGGCGACGGGCTTCGTCCAGATGGAGCTTGCGCGGGCGTTCCGCATGGGCGGCGATATCGACGAGGCGTTCGAGTTCGGGCTGCGCACGATCCAGCGGGGTCTCGGACGCTGA
- a CDS encoding MBL fold metallo-hydrolase: protein MKLAPHLHRIGNDIVAAYLIVADDGITVIDAGLPGHAKDLERELADLGRTPADIRGLVLTHGDSDHIGFAESLRREHGVPVYVHAADAHRARTGEKPKVATGPMRLGPTIGFFWYALRKRAVPTRYVTEVTEVHDGDVLDLPGAPAIIGMPGHSPGSIAVHSPLADAVFVGDALTTRHVLTGRPGPQPAPFTDDPAAASASLDRLAGLRASWVLPGHGAPWRGSPADVAAAVRAAA from the coding sequence ATGAAGCTCGCGCCGCACCTGCACCGCATCGGCAACGACATCGTCGCCGCATACCTCATCGTCGCCGACGACGGCATCACGGTGATCGACGCCGGGCTGCCCGGCCACGCGAAAGACCTGGAGCGGGAGCTCGCAGACCTCGGCCGCACGCCCGCCGACATCCGCGGCCTCGTACTGACGCACGGCGACAGCGACCACATCGGCTTCGCGGAGAGCCTGCGCCGCGAGCACGGTGTGCCGGTGTACGTGCACGCCGCCGACGCCCACCGTGCCCGCACGGGCGAGAAGCCGAAGGTCGCCACGGGACCCATGCGACTCGGGCCGACGATCGGATTCTTCTGGTACGCCCTGCGCAAGCGCGCGGTGCCGACGAGGTACGTGACCGAGGTGACCGAGGTGCACGACGGCGACGTGCTCGACCTCCCCGGCGCTCCCGCGATCATCGGCATGCCGGGTCACTCGCCGGGCAGCATCGCGGTGCACTCGCCCCTGGCGGACGCCGTGTTCGTCGGGGACGCGCTCACGACACGCCACGTGCTGACGGGACGGCCGGGGCCTCAGCCGGCGCCGTTCACGGACGACCCGGCCGCGGCCTCCGCGTCGCTGGATCGACTGGCCGGCCTCCGGGCGTCGTGGGTGCTCCCCGGACACGGAGCCCCCTGGCGCGGCTCGCCCGCCGACGTCGCGGCAGCGGTGCGGGCGGCGGCCTGA